In the genome of Chloroflexota bacterium, the window GGTCCCCTGGCGCTGGCGCTCGGGGCGCGGGCGCTGGCCGCCTTGCGCGGCCGGCCGTACGTCACCCCGGACGACGTGAAGGAGCTGGTCGGGCCGACGCTTCGACACCGGATCATCCTCAAGCCGGATGCGGAGATCGAGGGGCTGACGGCAGACGATGTGCTGAACCGGACCCTGGCGGGCGTGCCAGTCCCGCGGTGAGCGGCGACTACCCCCGCGTGGGCACGGCCGGCCACGAGCGGATCCGGACATGACGTTGCTCCGCTCGCTGATCCCGCGCTGGCGGCTGCTCTGGCTGGCGCTGGCCGCCCTGGCGCCGCTGGCCTTTGGCGATCTGCTGCCGGGCCTCCAGTGGCTTTCCCTGCCGCTGCTCGTCGGCGTACTGGGGCTGGTGGCCGTCGATGTCCGCATGACGGCCAGCCCCGACCGCCTGACGGTCCGCCGGCAGGTGGCGGACCGGCTCTCGTTGGGGGCTGAGAACGCCGTCACACTGATGCTGGAGAATCGCGGGCCGCGCCCGCTCGCCTTCCGCCTGCGCGACGAGCACCCGTTCGAGTTCCGCGCCAACCAGACCTTCCACGAGGGCACGGTTCCCGTTGGCGACTCGCTGGCCGTGCGCTACATCCTGGTCCCGCCCCGCCGTGGCGACTATCGCTTCGGGCGGGTGGTCGTGCGCTACCGGAGCGCCCTCGGATTGGTGGACCGCCAGCACGCCTACCCGCTGGATCGCGATGTGCGCGTCTACCCGAACCTGCTCGATCTCCGCCGCTACGACCTGCTGGTGCGGCGTGGCCTGGAGATGGAGGCCGGCACCCGGGTGGCGCGCCGCTTCGGGGCTGGCACCGAGCTGGAGCGCCTGCGCGAGTACGTCCCCGACGACGAGCTTCGGCGCATCAACTGGAAGGCGACGGCCCGGCGGGGCATCGCCATCAGCAACGAGTACGAGACCGAGCGCAGCCAGAACGTGGTGGTGCTGCTGGATGCCGGCCGGCTGATGGGCGCGGTGGCGGACGGACTGACCAAGCTCGACCACGCCCTGAACGCCGGCCTGCTGCTGACCTACGCGGCCGGTCGGCGCGGCGACCGCGTCTCCCTGCTGGCCTACGCCGACACGGTCAAGGCGTTTCTCCCGCCCCAGAAGGGCCGGCGGGCGTTCCTCTCGATTCTGGAGACGCTCTACCGGCTGGAACCCGAGCTGACCGAGAGCGACCACGCCCGCGCGTTCACCTACCTGCACAGTCGCGGGCTGCGCCGCTCGCTGCTGGTGCTGTTCACGGACCTCTCGGACCCGGAGCCGTCGCGGGCGCTGGTGGCGCACCTGGCGCGAGCGGCCCGCCAGCATCTCGTGGCCGTGGTGACGGTGGCCGACCCGTCGCTGACCGGCCCGGCCGCCCGCGAGCCGCGCGACGCCCAACAGCTCTACGAGCAGGTCGTGGCGCAGCGCCTGCTCGACGAGCGGCGGCATGTCCTGGCGAGCCTGAGCGGCCAGGGCGTCATCACGCTGGACCTGCCGGCCGACCGGCTGTCAGCCCAGGTGGTCGCCACCTACCTGGAGCTGAAGGCGCGCGGCCGCCTGTAGGGACCGTGCCAGCAGCGCGCACGATATTCCAGCGGCCTGCCTACACCTTGGCGCGCTGCTGCACCACGAAGTCGCCACCCTCCAGGACGGTCACAGGGTCGGAACCATCTGGCGGGTAGTCGAGGATGACTCAGATCGGATTCCTACCATGACATCTGGTTCATTTCGGACACGAGCAGACGCCG includes:
- a CDS encoding DUF58 domain-containing protein yields the protein MTLLRSLIPRWRLLWLALAALAPLAFGDLLPGLQWLSLPLLVGVLGLVAVDVRMTASPDRLTVRRQVADRLSLGAENAVTLMLENRGPRPLAFRLRDEHPFEFRANQTFHEGTVPVGDSLAVRYILVPPRRGDYRFGRVVVRYRSALGLVDRQHAYPLDRDVRVYPNLLDLRRYDLLVRRGLEMEAGTRVARRFGAGTELERLREYVPDDELRRINWKATARRGIAISNEYETERSQNVVVLLDAGRLMGAVADGLTKLDHALNAGLLLTYAAGRRGDRVSLLAYADTVKAFLPPQKGRRAFLSILETLYRLEPELTESDHARAFTYLHSRGLRRSLLVLFTDLSDPEPSRALVAHLARAARQHLVAVVTVADPSLTGPAAREPRDAQQLYEQVVAQRLLDERRHVLASLSGQGVITLDLPADRLSAQVVATYLELKARGRL